Part of the Candidatus Spechtbacteria bacterium genome, GTGATGACGAATGTAACGGGCATTCCTGTTTCAGCTTTAGCAAACGGCACAGACGGTGAACTTATCACCTGGGACGCTTCGGGCGTTGCCACAACAGTCGCCGCAGGAACAGCCGCCCAAGTTCTTACCTCCAATGGCGCGGGAGCGGCTCCAACGTTCCAAGCGGCGGCGGGAGGAGGGACGACGATCCTTCACCGGGTGAGCGCGGCACAGGCGGCGACGACTTGCGCGACAACGGATACGAATTTGACGGGAGGGACGTATACAATTCCAGCAAATCTTTTGTCTACAAACAAAGGGATAAGGTGGACAGCTTTAGTTAGTACTGTTGCCATAGGAACTGCAGATCAGATCAACTTCCTTATAGATATAGCAGGAACTAATATTGTTACCAATAGCCATTCCCTAGCATTTGGCAATTCTGTCACTGAAGTTTCTGGATTATTATATAATCGAGACAGCACTTCTTCCCAGATTGCATATAACAACCTAAGTTTTACCGGAGATGCAAGTGGTTCTAGAATTGCGTATGGAACTGCAGGTGTAGATAGCACTGCAGATATCAGTTTTTCTATCCAATGCATTGATGTTAATCCCGGATCTGGAGGTGACGACGATCAATTTACTTTACAAATGTTAATTATTGAACAAGTAGGAACAGAATAATTTAGGTACGTATCAGGCTAATCCTAGGACTAGGAAGTCTAGGACCTAGCATACACGTTTGGATAAAAGGGTCAGGTACTTTTTGTTGATGTAGGAGTGTTAGACATCCGATGTCTAACATCAAAAAAAGGAGGGTCTGACCCTCCTTTTTGCTAGTTTGAGATTATTGCGGTAACCTCTTTTATTTTTATAGCTATTTGCTACAGTGGGGATATATACTAAACGGCAAGGGTATCTTAGCTTTTAATTTTTTGTAAAAAATTAAAAGCTAAGTGCTCTTGTTTGTGCTTATTAATTTGTTTATCAAGGTTAATAATAAGGTATCCAGCTTCGCTGGATGCTCATAATTGCAGCCGTTAAGGCTGTGTTACAAAGTAACTTGCCTTAACGGGCAATTATGGCATGTGCGGAATCGTCGGCTACATAGGCAAAAACAATGATCCTCGTTTGGGGCTCGAGGCCCTGAAGCGTTTGGAGTACCGCGGATACGATTCCGCCGGTATGGCTGTTTATGACGCTAAAAAAAAGCGTATAGTTTCGTTGCGCGCGGTTGGCCGTATCAGCGAGCTTGAAAAGAAATTTTACGAACATCCTTTTGAAGGCATGCCGTTTATTTTTCATACGCGCTGGGCAACGCACGGTGAGCCATCAGTGAAAAACGCTCACCCTCATTTTGATTGCACGAAAACAATTTCAGTCGCTCATAACGGTATTATTGAAAATTATCAAACCCTTAAAGAGCATTTGCAAAAAGAAGGACATGTTTTTCATTCAGACACCGACACCGAGGTGCTTGCGCATCTAATTGAATCTCTGTATAAAAATAGTTTGGAAAAGGCGGTGCACAAGGCGCTAGGTATGGTGCGTGGAACTTACGGCCTTGCTGTTTTAAGCTCGCGCGAGCCGGATAAAATAATTGCGGCGCGCCTTTCAAGCCCCCTGCTTATTGGCGTTGGCAAGGGAGAGCATATCATTGCCTCGGACGCTTCTGCGGTTCTTGCGCATACCAAAGATGTGGTTTATATGCAGGACGGCGATATTGCAGTAATTACTCCTGATTCATTCAGTATCACAACGAAAAATTACGAAGCCCGCAATCCTGCGGTAGAGCAACTGGAGTGGAATCTTGAAGCGGCGCAAAAAGGCGGGTATCCGCATTTCATGCTCAAGGAAATTTTTGAGCAGCCGGATGCGATAGAGAATTCTTTGCGAGGGCGCATTCTCGCGCAAGACGGAAAAGCAAAACTAGGCGGCCTTGAAGTTGTAAAAGAAAAACTTCGAGATATTGAAAAAGTGCATATCATTGCCTGCGGGACTGCGTCGTACGCCGCTTCGGTGGGCGAATATATGCTAGAGGAATACGCCGGCATTCCCACGGAAGTTGATTTTGCTTCAGAGTTTCGTTACCGCAAACCTTTGCTTAATTCGCGTACCGCGGTGTTAGCGGTCTCTCAATCTGGCGAAACTGCTGACACGCTCGCGGCGCTGCGCGAGGCAAGAGAAAAAGGCGCGATGACGCTCGGTATCGTTAATGTCGTCGGCTCCACAATTGCCCGCGAGACAGACGCTGGCGTTTACAATCACGCCGGTCCGGAAATTGGAGTTGCGTCCACAAAAGCCTTTACATCGCAACTTGCAGTGCTAGCGCTTTTGACTTTGTTTTTGGGACGCCAGCGCGGCATGTCGGTCGTGATAGGAAAGCGCATCGCAAACGAACTCGCGCTTATTCCCGGACACATGAGGGAAATTTTAAAGCAGGACGCGGCGATTAAAAAAATAGCGGCAAAATACCGCAACGCGCAAAACGCGCTTTACATTGGCAGAAAATATAATTTTCCAATTGCCCTTGAGGGAGCTTTGAAATTAAAAGAGATTTCATATATTCACGCAGAGGGATACGCATCGGGCGAAATGAAGCATGGCCCAATCGCGCTTATAGACGACAAATTCCCGACCATCGCGATCGCGCCGGAAGATTCGGTGTATGAAAAAATGCTTTCAAATATACAGGAGATAAAAGCGCGCAAAGGAAAAATCATCGCGGTGACAACAATGGGCAACACAAAAATTAGCGCGCTTGCCGATGACGTTATTTATATTCCCAAAACCTTGGAGATGCTCACGCCTCTGCTAAGTGTCTTGCCGCTTCAGCTTTTGGCGTATCATATTGGCGTACTTAACGGCCGCGACGTAGACAAGCCAAGGAACTTGGCGAAGAGTGTGACCGTGGAATAGTTGACATTTTAATGCTTTTACTGTAGAAATTTTATAGATTAGAAAGGAGAGCGCGATGAGCGTTAACAAGCTATCTGGAGCAGAGAAGGAAGTCATCCGCCATGTGGTGGGGGAAAGACGAGAAATGATAGAAGGTATTGTCGGGCTTCTTAGCGCTGTTGTTGGCGAGGGAGAGGCCTTGAGCAGTACTATAGCCGTTGCCCTGATGGGCGAAGTAAATCGTATAGAGGTGGCGGGCGGAGATTCGTACGGTCTTTTTTCGCTAGAAGAAGTTAGAGCGCTAGCCCGGCGCATTGATGTTAGAGGAGACGTTGATATGCAGAATGAATTGAAGGCTGTATGCGCGCCACTCTTTCAAGTTCAAGTAAGATGGTAAAAAGAAGCCCGGGACTAAGTCCCGGGCTTTTCAATATGCCAGCCGTCTTTGTCGCGGTGTACGCCTATTCTGTGGATTTAACGCATTTTCATTACGATTTTATTGACAAGGAATAGAATTCATTTATACTAGTTTAAACACTTGAGTAAGGGAGGGCAAAAAAATGGTGCGGTGCATTGCGATTGACTTTGACAACACACTTGCCCACATGGACGATCCGGGCTATTCTGGTCTTTTTGCTATTTTTACGAGCCGCGGCGTTTCCCTCGAAGCAGTCAGAGAGATTTATGGCAAAGTAACAGCGCTTGTTGGGTTTACTATTTGCGCCTTGATTGACGCTATCCAAGTTGCTGGTTTATTGAAGTGTGACGATACTATTGCCATTGAAAGAGAATTCGACTATTGGCTTCTTGGACACTTGACGTGTTACGATGATAGCACTTCGCAAGTGAACGCGTGGCTTGCTCACGGGATTCCTGTTATCATAGTAACCTCCGGAGAGGAAAGTTATCAGCGAAAAAAAATAGAAATCTCGCAAATTGCCTGTACGGATATTATCGTTGTTCCACCAACTCGCAAAAAGTCCCATGTAATACGGGAACTTTTTGGAAAATACGGCGGTCCGATTATTATGATTGACGACAAGGCATCCGAACTTGATTCTGTAAGAGAAGATGAGCTTTCTGAATCAGACGTGCGCACTATTTGGATCAAGCGCTTTGACGGGCGTCATACTAATCAACACGCACAGTATCCTCACAAGGAAGTGACTACTCTCGCAGATCCAATTATTATTGCCCTTATAGATCTATAAAAAAGAAGCCCGGGACTAAGTCCCGGGCTTTTCAATATGCCAGCCGTCTTTGTCCACGCGGACGTAGCCGACTTTATGAATTTGAGTATCAAATTGTTCAACTAGATTAGACACCGTCATGATCCCAGAGCGCTCTTGAAGAATATCTCCAATAACTCCCAGCGCTTCTAATATCGTTCGGTCTCTTTGCCCGCGCGCAATAACTAGCGTGCCGCGATTTTTGGTTTGCGGGGTTGCTTCGGGCACGTCTTTTGTTACGATTGATCCGGCGGCAATATATGCGTATTTACCAACATGCAGAGGAGCGACAAGCATACTGCCGGATCCTACAAACACCGACTTATCCAAAACGGTTTTGTTTTTATGCACGCCATCGTAGTTGCAAAAAACCGCTCCTGCCCCGATATTACACTCCGCTCCAATGCGCGCGTCGCCAATATAGCAAAAATGTTTTGCCTTTACGCGCATTCCAAGGAAAGAGCGTTTTATTTGGGCGTTGTCCTCAATTTTGCATTGCGGATTTATCACGGAGGATTCTATCCTGCAGAATGTGCCAATCACGCAGTTATCTGCTATGCGAGAATCAGCGATATAGTTATTGGGACCAATTACACATTCGCGGCCAATGGTTGTCCCGCCTTCAATAACTACGCCCGGATAAATAATCGTGCCACTCCCTACCGACACTTTGTCTTCAATGTAGATATGGTCGGGGTCAATTATTATAACACCCGCTTGTATCAGTGTAATTATTTTTGTTTGTCGTTTGACCGAGTCTGCGTATGTTGGAATTTTCAATTTGACCTCCTATTGATGCAAAGAACATTAATCGCTATTGCGATAATCTTTTCTTATGCTATACCATAAACACTATCTTATGCAAGAAAAAAAGACGCAATTTCGTATCGCGTTGGTGGGCGGGGGAACTGGCACCTCGCGTATTTTAACTGGCCTTAAAGACTTGCCGGCGCGTGTTTCAGTGCTTGTGACAACCGCGGACAGCGGCGGCTCTTCCGGCCGTCTGCGCAAGGATTTTAACATGGTGCCGCCTGGCGACGCGCGGCAATGCCTCGGCGCGCTGATTGGCAATGAAACATGGCAAAAATATTTTCACGCGAGATTTGCTACAGGCAAGCTGAAAGGGCATAATATAGGCAATCTGCTGCTAGCGCTTTTGCACGAAAAAAACGGCGATATTCAGTCGGCGCTTGATGAGGCATTAAATCTTTTTGACGTGCAAGATCACGAAATAGTGCCGGTTACAATTAAGCCAACAAGCCTAGTAGCTTTTTTGAAAAATGGAAAGAGATTGCGTGGCGAAGATAGCATAACGTCATCCGATATAATACGCGCGGATCTGGAAAGTCTTTCACTTCTGCCAATCAATGTCTCTGCTAATCCTCGCGCAGTGAGCGCGTTGATGAATGCCGACGCAATTGTAGTAGGTCCAGGCAATTTATTTTCCAGCATCATTCCTAATTTTTTGGTACCGCAAATTAAGGAAGCATTTATTAATTCTTCGGCTAAGAAATTTTTTGTCGCAAACCTGATGACGCAGTCGGGGCATACAGATGGATTTACGCCAGGGGACTATGCAAAAGTCGTAGAACAATACACTAAAGAAAATATTTTCGATTACGTGCTGTGCAATTCTCGTTTTATTCCGCGGAAGTTTTGGAATAAGCAGGGAATGGGTGAAGCGGTTCATGCCCCATTAGAGGCGATGCCTATAACGGGGCGAGCGGGAAGGGTCGAGAAAAATAAGCTTCGCTTCATATCCGGAGACTTTGTGGATTTTACCGTAGTGAAGCAAGATCCGTCAGATCCGCTGACGCGCACATCCGTAAGACACAACGGTGCGGCAATCGCACGTACAATTTTGCAATGTCTTCAGTAATAATACTTGATTTTGATAAAACTTTGTTTGATGCTGACGCTTTTCGCGGTGCGCTGGCGGGTGTTTTTGCCCGTCATGGGATAAGCGCCGAAGATGTTTATGCAACGTACGCGATGTGCAAACAGCATCATTCACAAAAATGGGTGCCAGAATATCAAATTGAATTGCTAGGGAAAAAATACAGCCAGATTGACTCTGCGTATCTGCTTAGCAACATCAATCTTTTGTGCAGAGCAAGCGAAAGATTTGTTTATCCCGACACCATTTCGTTTCTCGCGACCCTACAAGGTGCTGGCCACGAACTGCACGTGCTGTCGTTCGGCGACGAGCGTATTCAAGCAGAAAAAATTAACGGCTGCGGCATTGCTAAATACCTTTCATCTGTAAAGGTTACATCGCATAAAGATAAATCTCAGGAGCTGCACAATTACTTAGGCAAAGGCACTAAGCCGTCCGCGATTTTCATTGACGACAATAAAGATATTCTGCGAAGTGTAAAAATGCGACACCCTTTTGTTGTGACAATTTTAATGTCGCGAGATGGTGTTGGCCTAGGTAATATCGGGTCGTGCGCAGGTGAGGGCAAGATTTGTTTTACAGGAATTGATTATGAAGTCAGCTCGCTAGAGCAGGCACAAAGGATTATTGATATTAAAAATAGCAATTACCCATGGATATACTCTCTTTGGCAAAAGATAACGAAGAAGACGTAATCTCGCGCGCAATACAAGCTTTGCAAAACGGCGGGGTTATTATTTACCCCACCGACACGCTGTACGGGCTTGGCGTAGATATTAAAAACGACGCCGCCGCGCGTCGACTTTTTGCGCTTAAAAAAAGGCCGGAGAATAAACCCGTGCCAGTGCTTGTGGATAGTATCGCGATGGCAAAAGAATACGCATTCATAGATGCAAAGCAAGAGAAGGTTTTAGGGTCGCTCTGGCCAGGGCCAGTAACTGTTATTTTGTGGAAGAAGAATAAAATTTCTTCGCTTGTCGCTTCCGGTGGGCAAACAGTTGGGTTGCGCATTCCAGCTTCACAATTTTGTATTAATTTAATACATGCATTTGGCGGGGCGATTTCGGGTACGTCCGCCAATATTTCCGGCGAACAGCCATCACTTGCTCTTGATCCTATTCTCGTGCAATTTCGCGAGCATGCTCGCTATCCCGATTTTGTTATTGATGCTGGCACGCTTAAATCTTCACCGCCCTCAACCGTTGTGGATTTAACAGGACATAGTCCAAAGATTTTGCGAGTAGGGCCGGTAACGGCAGGACAACTAAAGATGATTTTAGGAAATTAAAAAACATAATAATAAAAGTTGAATTTCACTTAACATCAACGGCCGTTGATGTTAAGTGAAATTCAACTTGCAAAAAAAACGACACGAGGTCGTTTTAGTCTTGGTGCCGGAGGAGGGAGTTGAACCCTCACCTTCTTGCGAAGACGAGATTTTGAGTCTCGCGTGTCTGCCATTCCACCACCCCGGCATCATTTGTACGGGATAAATCTGCCAGCTAGAATTATAATAAGTGAAGTAAAGGCGAAACAATCTAGTTTCGCCCATGATACGTCTGCTACCTTGGCGATTGGAACTGAAAGTCCTAGGTCTCTTTACCTTTCAATAGTTGGTTTGATAGTCTCTATCTTTACGTATTCTTTGCAGATAGGACATCTCATAGGTGTTCCAATAAGAGTCTGGAAGTTATGCTTGCACGTAGGGTTTGAACATTGGCAATCGAACCAATTTCTTCCCATCGAATCCCTCCGTATACCTTATGATCTTATATATAAGATATGAAAAAAATATCATTTTGTCAACGAATCCACATTATGATATAGTAAAAACACTTTTTGAATATAATTCATGGGAAAAGTTATAACCCTTTGCAACCAGAAAGGAGGAACGGGAAAAACCACTACCGCGGTTAATCTTGGCGTGTATCTTGCCGCCAAGGGCAAGCGCACGCTTCTTATTGATCTTGATCCGCAAGCTAATGCGACATCCGCGCTCTCGCTTCAGCCGCATCGTATCAGCCCAAACCTTTATCATAGTCTTGTTGGTGGAGTTCTCCCCGAGGACATTGTCCGCGAAACGGGTATTTTTGGATATCACGTATTTCCATCATCACCGGACCTTGCGGGTGCGTCTGTTGAACTAGTAACGCAAAAAAATAGAGAGTTTCGCCTATATGACATTGTCTCTCGCTTGCGCAATGTTTATGATTTTATTCTTATTGATTGCCCGCCGAGCCTTGGGCTCCTTACGTTAAATGGGCTGGTAGCCGCCGACGAGGTAATAATTCCAG contains:
- the glmS gene encoding glutamine--fructose-6-phosphate transaminase (isomerizing); the protein is MCGIVGYIGKNNDPRLGLEALKRLEYRGYDSAGMAVYDAKKKRIVSLRAVGRISELEKKFYEHPFEGMPFIFHTRWATHGEPSVKNAHPHFDCTKTISVAHNGIIENYQTLKEHLQKEGHVFHSDTDTEVLAHLIESLYKNSLEKAVHKALGMVRGTYGLAVLSSREPDKIIAARLSSPLLIGVGKGEHIIASDASAVLAHTKDVVYMQDGDIAVITPDSFSITTKNYEARNPAVEQLEWNLEAAQKGGYPHFMLKEIFEQPDAIENSLRGRILAQDGKAKLGGLEVVKEKLRDIEKVHIIACGTASYAASVGEYMLEEYAGIPTEVDFASEFRYRKPLLNSRTAVLAVSQSGETADTLAALREAREKGAMTLGIVNVVGSTIARETDAGVYNHAGPEIGVASTKAFTSQLAVLALLTLFLGRQRGMSVVIGKRIANELALIPGHMREILKQDAAIKKIAAKYRNAQNALYIGRKYNFPIALEGALKLKEISYIHAEGYASGEMKHGPIALIDDKFPTIAIAPEDSVYEKMLSNIQEIKARKGKIIAVTTMGNTKISALADDVIYIPKTLEMLTPLLSVLPLQLLAYHIGVLNGRDVDKPRNLAKSVTVE
- a CDS encoding HAD family hydrolase, producing MVRCIAIDFDNTLAHMDDPGYSGLFAIFTSRGVSLEAVREIYGKVTALVGFTICALIDAIQVAGLLKCDDTIAIEREFDYWLLGHLTCYDDSTSQVNAWLAHGIPVIIVTSGEESYQRKKIEISQIACTDIIVVPPTRKKSHVIRELFGKYGGPIIMIDDKASELDSVREDELSESDVRTIWIKRFDGRHTNQHAQYPHKEVTTLADPIIIALIDL
- a CDS encoding YvcK family protein, encoding MQEKKTQFRIALVGGGTGTSRILTGLKDLPARVSVLVTTADSGGSSGRLRKDFNMVPPGDARQCLGALIGNETWQKYFHARFATGKLKGHNIGNLLLALLHEKNGDIQSALDEALNLFDVQDHEIVPVTIKPTSLVAFLKNGKRLRGEDSITSSDIIRADLESLSLLPINVSANPRAVSALMNADAIVVGPGNLFSSIIPNFLVPQIKEAFINSSAKKFFVANLMTQSGHTDGFTPGDYAKVVEQYTKENIFDYVLCNSRFIPRKFWNKQGMGEAVHAPLEAMPITGRAGRVEKNKLRFISGDFVDFTVVKQDPSDPLTRTSVRHNGAAIARTILQCLQ
- a CDS encoding threonylcarbamoyl-AMP synthase — translated: MAKDNEEDVISRAIQALQNGGVIIYPTDTLYGLGVDIKNDAAARRLFALKKRPENKPVPVLVDSIAMAKEYAFIDAKQEKVLGSLWPGPVTVILWKKNKISSLVASGGQTVGLRIPASQFCINLIHAFGGAISGTSANISGEQPSLALDPILVQFREHARYPDFVIDAGTLKSSPPSTVVDLTGHSPKILRVGPVTAGQLKMILGN
- a CDS encoding ParA family protein; translation: MGKVITLCNQKGGTGKTTTAVNLGVYLAAKGKRTLLIDLDPQANATSALSLQPHRISPNLYHSLVGGVLPEDIVRETGIFGYHVFPSSPDLAGASVELVTQKNREFRLYDIVSRLRNVYDFILIDCPPSLGLLTLNGLVAADEVIIPVQCEYYAMEGLGQILETVDLIRDNLQRDVKVMGALLTMYDKRNRLARYITKELRRNFPGYVFDAVIPRNVSLAEAPGYGKTIFQFDPDSQGARAYQQFADEVIKVSSGAPRIII